A window of Babesia microti strain RI chromosome III, complete genome contains these coding sequences:
- a CDS encoding hypothetical protein (overlaps_old_locusTagID:BBM_III00090), with protein MVYHHFYLVTIIPVIASCGKLRHSHKYYDSNLKSSTSSLFSNLGGYDRLKTESVSPLPKTEESHEMLEPKTNSLFDMQYRTTTPPKSSFDNSFMSNLGLSLGLEAYPTLQYFPSSMTNYHSTLKRYISNFYDSIFNVLNNLEDQISRNGSSDIFHFSDAYF; from the exons ATGGTATATCATCACTTCTATCTTGTAACCATTATTCCTGTAATTG CATCATGTGGAAAACTGAGACATTCGCACAAATACTATGATTCCAATCTAAAATCGTCAACTTCATCCTTATTTAGCAACCTTGGAGGCTATGATAGGTTGAAAACTGAATCGGTATCACCATTACCCAAGACTGAGGAATCTCATGAAATGTTGGAACCTAAAACTAATTCATTGTTTGACATGCAATATAGAACAACAACTCCTCCAAAATCATCCTTTGATAATTCGTTCATGAGTAATCTCGGACTTTCACTGGGCTTAGAAGCATATCCTACTCTACAATATTTCCCCTCTTCTAtgacaaattatcacaGCACTTTGAAGAGATACATATCGAACTTCTACGACTCCATCTTCAACGTTTTGAACAATCTTGAAGACCAGATTAGTAGGAATGGGTCTTCGGATATATTCCACTTCTCAGATGCGTATTTCTAG
- a CDS encoding conserved Plasmodium protein, unknown function (overlaps_old_locusTagID:BBM_III00095;~overlaps_old_locusTagID:BBM_III00100): MLNFLPLTCPSHNLLFNKGSFQRIVVGKSKNVLQVDNGTITSLFKNIRSDVLLHNSSYAPLKHRNFMELKLAAYRLIEAHDHPELCHKTSIKDVSWFNMIRDSYISQVYNLEADIVKHIKPTKLKYLIETNM; encoded by the exons ATGTTAAACTTCTTGCCTTTGACATGTCCATCCCACAATTTGCTTTTCAACAAAGGCTCATTTCAGCGAATTGTTGTAGGGAAATCCAAGAATGTATTGCAAGTGGACAATGGAACAATAACATCTCTTTTTAAGAACATCCGCAGCGATGTATTATTGCACAACTCAAGCTACGCTCCACTCAAACATCGTAATTTCATGGAGTTAAA GCTCGCGGCGTATCGTCTAATTGAAGCACATGACCATCCAGAGTTATGCCACAAAACTAGCATAAAAGATGTATCCTGGTTTAATATGATTAGGGACTCCTACATCTCTCAGGTTTACAACCTAGAAGCAGATATTGTAAAGCATATCAAACCCACAAAATTGAAGTACCTGATTGAAACAAATATGTGA